Proteins found in one Panicum hallii strain FIL2 chromosome 4, PHallii_v3.1, whole genome shotgun sequence genomic segment:
- the LOC112888900 gene encoding probable 2-oxoglutarate-dependent dioxygenase At3g50210, which translates to MASDFKAIPLIDVGPLVGKIDDPNMANDADLLEVVQMLDDACKEAGFFYVKGHGIAESLMKEVRDVTRKFFHLPYEEKLKIKMRPESGYRGYQRIGENVTMGKPDMHEAIDCYTPIRPGKYGDLAKPMEGSNLWPENPSNFEALLENYINLCRDLSRKIMRGIALALGGAIDVFEGETAGDPFWVLRLIGYPVDIPEEQRTDTGCGAHTDYGLLTLVNQDDDICALEVQNRSGEWIYATPIPGTFVCNIGDMLKVWSNGIYQPTLHRVVNNSPHYRVSVAFFYESNFDAAIEPVEFCREKTGGAAKYEKVVYGEHLVKKVLTNFVM; encoded by the exons ATGGCTTCCGACTTCAAGGCGATCCCCCTGATCG ATGTTGGCCCGCTTGTCGGAAAGATTGATGATCCGAATATGGCCAACGACGCGGATTTGCTTGAGGTTGTGCAGATGCTGGACGACGCTTGTAAGGAGGCCGGATTCTTCTATGTG AAAGGCCATGGTATTGCTGAGTCTCTAATGAAGGAAGTCAGGGATGTGACACGCAAATTCTTTCACCTTCCTTATGAGGAGAAATTAAAGATTAAGATGAGACCTGAGAGTGGATACAG AGGGTATCAAAGGATAGGGGAGAATGTTACCATGGGTAAACCTGATATGCACGAAGCAATTGAT TGCTACACTCCTATTAGACCTGGCAAATATGGAGATCTTGCTAAACCGATGGAGGGATCTAATTTATG GCCAGAAAATCCATCAAATTTTGAAGCACTGCTGGAAAACTATATCAATCTATGCAGAG ATCTTTCAAGAAAGATCATGCGTGGTATAGCCTTGGCATTGGGTGGGGCAATTGATGTGTTTGAAGGGGAAACAGCTGGAGATCCTTTCTGGGTGCTAAGGTTGATTGGTTATCCAGTAGACATTCCAGAAGAGCAGCGCACTGATACTGGATG TGGAGCTCATACGGATTACG GGCTTCTGACACTGGTTAACCAGGATGATGACATATGTGCCCTTGAG GTGCAAAACCGCTCTGGCGAGTGGATATATGCAACTCCGATTCCCGGAACCTTTGTTTGTAACATTGGTGACATGCTGAAg GTATGGTCCAATGGGATATATCAGCCCACACTTCACAGAGTTGTCAACAACTCTCCTCACTACCGCGTATCTGTTGCGTTCTTCTATGAG TCCAACTTTGACGCTGCCATAGAGCCTGTTGAGTTCTGCCGGGAGAAAACCGGAGGTGCTGCCAAGTACGAAAAGGTTGTGTACGGGGAGCATTTGGTAAAGAAAGTCCTGACGAACTTTGTCATGTAA
- the LOC112888899 gene encoding RNA polymerase I-specific transcription initiation factor RRN3: protein MGAEECDDHMEVSISDSQGFREVQRVLQSVRMDPFLINLKDKDEYDYLLIAVDPTKKRSLDENAVLVTTLKALSESVSKIDIMYHHALLHNIFTMCIWYLHEETRVALLDLITRLAVVADQYLRECLQMLVNNFTPPRPLVPLMEQPGWLAKKKVIYSQLHESLKMISDTVPLAARILKDVINRSMPKLFDTKAKMVSFVECMLGLDTERLGDLIGTTLLEKVVDLLTELDVNITWEDILQEEHSKGIFEMELEDLDDDEDYLGQEGTKALFGGNVFADKLDGLMVVVCEHLKSCDRDRLFKEFGILKTIFRKAVLKVHKSKFAQFIMFYACSLDPEICGVDFALFLTDIFTKKEDDAIARMSAVSYVGSYLSRARFISADTVVAVLKRLVEWCDSYCKLKRDPVKPIDHQIFYASCQAVMYVLCFRLRSIMDYPNLKSQLFQMPIESILMDRLEPLKVCLPSIVNEFLRQARAARLFNAPVDLPLEDIVESDLSKAFGGANRLDMFFPFDPYLLRESDRYIRPNFEFWSLVKTTYSNNSDDDDELGDIDAPGMNVDSLDDHVEIDFKDDDDIEYSMNKMSITPHRSFYHPMAMSSDSGISMPARIRPSVSPPS from the exons ATGGGGGCGGAGGAGTGCGACGACCACATGGAGGTGTCCATCAGCGACTCCCAGGGGTTCCGGGAGGTCCAGCGCGTGCTGCAGTCTGTGCGGATG GATCCATTTTTAATTAATCTAAAGGACAAAGATGAGTATGATTATCTGCTAATCGCTGTAGACCCTACCAAAAAGAGGAGTCTTGATGAGAATGCTGTGCTCGTT ACGACTTTGAAGGCACTGTCAGAATCAGTATCCAAGATAGACATCATGTATCATCACGCACTTCTACACAAT ATATTTACCATGTGCATCTGGTACTTGCACGAAGAGACAAGGGTTGCGCTTTTGGATTTAATAACCAGATtg GCTGTTGTGGCAGACCAGTACCTCAGAGAATGTTTGCAGATGCTTGTGAATAACTTCACTCCACCTAGACCACTTGTTCCATTGATGGAGCAGCCAGGATGGCTTGCAAAGAAGAAAGTAATCTACTCTCAGTTGCATGAGAGTTTGAAAATGATTTCTGACACTGTGCCCTTAGCAGCAAGGATATTAAAGGATGTAATAAACAGGAGTATGCCAAAGTTATTTGACACCAAAGCT AAAATGGTATCGTTCGTTGAGTGCATGTTGGGTCTTGATACTGAAAGATTGGGTGACCTTATTGGAACTACATTGTTGGAGAAAGTTGTGGATCTACTTACGGAATTGGAT GTTAATATAACATGGGAAGATATTCTTCAAGAGGAACACAGCAAAGGTATATTTGAGATGGAGCTTGAGGATTTGGATGATGATGAGGATTACCTTGGACAAGAAGGAACAAAG GCTCTTTTTGGAGGAAATGTATTTGCCGACAAACTTGATGGTTTAATGGTGGTTGTGTGCGAGCACCTCAAGTCGTGCGATCGTGATCGTCTATTTAAG GAATTTGGCATTTTGAAGACAATATTTCGAAAAGCTGTGCTGAAGGTGCACAAATCCAAATTTGCCCAG TTTATCATGTTTTATGCCTGTTCCCTGGATCCTGAAATCTGCGGTGTTGATTTTGCTCTTTTTCTTACCGATATTTTTACTAAGAAGGAAGATGATGCAATAGCTAG AATGTCTGCTGTTTCATATGTTGGAAGCTATCTGTCCCGGGCAAGGTTCATTTCTGCAGATACCGTTGTTGCTGTACTCAAAAG GTTAGTGGAATGGTGTGATTCTTATTGTAAACTTAAGAGGGATCCTGTGAAGCCTATAGATCATCAAATATTTTATGCTAGCTGCCAG GCTGTGATGTATGTCCTTTGCTTTCGGTTGAGATCTATTATGGACTACCCAAATCTTAAATCACAGCTTTTTCAAATGCCAATCGAGTCTATATTGATGGACCGACTGGAGCCTCTAAAG GTTTGTTTGCCTTCAATAGTAAACGAGTTCCTGAGACAGGCTAGGGCTGCCAGGCTGTTCAATGCCCCTGTGGATTTGCCACTTGAAGATATAGTTGAATCTGATCTATCGAAGGCTTTTGGAGGAGCTAATAGGCTGGACATGTTCTTCCCATTTGATCCATATCTGCTTAGAGAATCTGACAG ATATATTCGTCCAAATTTTGAGTTCTGGTCCTTAGTCAAGACAACATACAGCAACAACAGTGATGACGACGATGAGCTTGGTGACATTGATGCACCTGGAATGAATGTGGACAGCTTGGATGACCATGTTGAGATAGATTTCAAGGACGATGATGATATTGAGTATTCGATGAACAAGATGTCCATAACACCACACCGCTCGTTCTACCATCCGATGGCTATGAGCAGTGATTCCGGCATTAGCATGCCTGCGAGGATCAGGCCTTCAGTGAGCCCTCCATCATAG